GTCCTGATTTTCATATCATTCTCTCAAAAATGAACGATGCGGGAAAAATTGGTGATTTCATTCTTTCTCACCTCAACCTTAACGTTGATGATGCACAAAAACTTCTTGAAACTGATACGCAAAAAGATTTTCTCATGATGCTTTCTGATTACTTGAGTAAAGAGGTGCAAGTTGCCGAAATTCAAGAAAAAATCAGAAACAATGCACGTGAATCAATGAACCGCTCTCAAAAAGAGTTTTATTTACGTGAACAACTTAAAGCAATTAAGCAAGAATTAGGTGAAGATGATCTTGAAGAAATAGAAGATATGCGTGAAAAATTGGATGCGCTTTGCGTATCTGATGAAATAAAAAAAGAGATTGGTCGTCACATTAATCGGCTTGAGCGCACGGCGCCAGATTCGCTTGAAGCTACCGTTACGCGTAATCACTTGGAATGGGTTTTTGCGCTGCCATGGAATAACCGAACAGAAGATAATCTTGATATTGCACATGCAAAGCAAATTCTTGATGAAGATCATTTTGGTCTTAGAGAGATTAAAGAACGCATACTCGATTTTATATCAATACGGAATTTAAAAAAAGATGGATTTGCACCAATTCTTTGTTTTGTTGGGCCTCCGGGAACTGGTAAAACATCGTTGGGTAAATCAATTGCTCGTAGCTTGGGTAGGGAATACGGTCGAATTTCACTTGGTGGTGTAAAAGATGAAGCAGAAATTCGTGGTCACAGGCGAACCTACGTTGGTGCAATGCCGGGCAGATTTATCCAAGCATTAAGAAAATCTGGATCTCGTAATCCACTTATCGTTATTGATGAATTAGATAAAATAGGTGCAGATTTTAGAGGCGATCCTTCCGCAGCAATGCTTGAAGTTCTTGATCCGCAGCAAAATAAAACATTTTATGATAATTATCTTGGTATTCCATTTGATTTATCAGAAGTTATGTTTATTGCAACAGCAAATAATGCTGATATTATTTCTGAGCCATTGCGCGATCGCATGGAAATTATTGAATTAAGTGGATATACGCTCGAAGAAAAAACAAATATCGCGCGCCAACACTTGGTGAAAAAATCGATTGCAAATGCCGGGCTTGAAGATCAGAATATTCTTATTCCTGATCCTATCGTTCAAAAAATTATTTCTGATTACACCAGAGAATCAGGTGTGCGTCAATTAGAGCGGCTTATCAGTAAGTTGTGTTCAAAAGCAGCACGGACATTTGTTGAAACTAAAAAAATAGTAGATTTTTCAGTAGAAAATCTTGATCAATACCTAGGACCATGCCGATTTATTGATGACGGTGCAAATAAAAATCACCAAATTGGTATATCAAATGGTCTAGCATGGACAGCAGTTGGTGGTGAAATACTGCAAATTGAAGCAATGTTAATGCCAGGAACAGGTAAATTATTACTTACGGGGCAACTTGGTGATGTGATGAAAGAATCAGCGCAAGCAGCACGTAGTTATGCATGTGCGCATGCGAAAGATTTTGCTATTGATAACAAGATGTTTACTGAGTACGATTTGCATATTCATCTTCCGGCAGGAGCTGTACCAAAAGATG
The sequence above is drawn from the Candidatus Babeliales bacterium genome and encodes:
- the lon gene encoding endopeptidase La gives rise to the protein MKSVVNQKKVNISPEILPVIPTMDVVVFPQIIVPLLVLDEKIITGINRSIEEKKMVFLLAAKNGVDPQGSISTDDLYAVGTIATVMRLIKMPEGGIKILVQGVCKARALDIMTNDNILQAKVQKIEVEESNGAELTACVQKIKKIADQMATSGYTFSPDFHIILSKMNDAGKIGDFILSHLNLNVDDAQKLLETDTQKDFLMMLSDYLSKEVQVAEIQEKIRNNARESMNRSQKEFYLREQLKAIKQELGEDDLEEIEDMREKLDALCVSDEIKKEIGRHINRLERTAPDSLEATVTRNHLEWVFALPWNNRTEDNLDIAHAKQILDEDHFGLREIKERILDFISIRNLKKDGFAPILCFVGPPGTGKTSLGKSIARSLGREYGRISLGGVKDEAEIRGHRRTYVGAMPGRFIQALRKSGSRNPLIVIDELDKIGADFRGDPSAAMLEVLDPQQNKTFYDNYLGIPFDLSEVMFIATANNADIISEPLRDRMEIIELSGYTLEEKTNIARQHLVKKSIANAGLEDQNILIPDPIVQKIISDYTRESGVRQLERLISKLCSKAARTFVETKKIVDFSVENLDQYLGPCRFIDDGANKNHQIGISNGLAWTAVGGEILQIEAMLMPGTGKLLLTGQLGDVMKESAQAARSYACAHAKDFAIDNKMFTEYDLHIHLPAGAVPKDGPSAGLAMLTAMLSTLTNRPINSDYAMTGELNLRGEVMPIGGVKEKILAAKRNNIPYVILPRKNSHNLAELDNMIDGIDIILVDHANDIMERLLMPVDETKGVA